A single Lactuca sativa cultivar Salinas chromosome 8, Lsat_Salinas_v11, whole genome shotgun sequence DNA region contains:
- the LOC111897862 gene encoding extensin-like → MKVFYRAIIIERLLTQPPPATTITTYLHHPSPPSPPTSITHHHQPLPSTTTYHHLHPPPTKTSTRHQHLPPSPPPKPPPTRLHHLPTTYHYDNYMSLPPITTTRLHHPSPPPPAPPPPPPITTTSLHHPSPPHPSPTKTNIHHRHPHHPPTHHHLSASPVSTTCHRHLPPTIITTTYVTPTTLHNHQPPTTKHHYTPPLPMIICI, encoded by the coding sequence ccaccacctgccaccaccaTTACGACctacctccaccacccatcaccaccttcCCCACCCACCTCAATCACCCATCACCACCAACCACTACCatccaccaccacctaccaccacctccacccaccacccaccaaaaccaGCACCCGCCACCAACACCTGCCCCCATCACccccaccaaaaccaccacccaCCCGCCTCCACCACTTACCCACTACCTACCATTATGACAACTACATGTCattaccacccatcaccaccacccgcctcCACCATCCATCACCACCCCCACCTGCACCACCACCcccaccacctatcaccaccactagcctccaccacccatcaccaccccaCCCATCACCCACCAAAACCAACATACACCATCGCCACCCTcaccacccacccacccaccatCACTTATCAGCTTCACCCGTCTCCACTACTTGCCACCGCCACCTGCCACCCACTATAATCACCACCACATATGTCACCCCCACCACCCTTCATAACCACCAACCACCTACCACCAAACATCACTACACACCACCACTACCtatgattatttgtatataa